In Terriglobus aquaticus, the genomic window CGACCGTCGCACGCACGAGTTCTTTCTGGACCGCGACTACCCGCCGCCGAACACGCTGCACCGCGTCGCCGCCGCACTCAAGTCCGAACCGATCCACGCAGACGATCTTCGCCTGTCCCTTCGGCTCGACATGGACGCCTTCGCGCCCGCGCTCGACAAGCTGCTGGCCCAGGGCGCGGCCGAGATCGACTTTGGCAACAACGTATGGCGCACCGGCATGGCGCAGTCCGAGTGGCTGCCCCGCTATGAATCGCAGGTCAGCTTTCGCCGCGCGCAGATCGACAGCATGATGCGCTTCGCCTCTGCGGCGGAGTGCCGCATGGCCGCGCTCATCCGTCACTTCGGCGACCGCAACGACAGCGCCCGCACCTGCGGCCTGTGCGACTTCTGCTCGCCCGAGCGCGCCACTGCGGGGGCCTTTCGCGACCTGACCGACGACGAAGAGCGCCTGTCGCATCGCATCCTCAGTGAGCTGGAGCGATACGGGCAGGGCCGCTCCACCGGCAAGCTGTACGAAGCGGTGGACCCGCGATCGCGGATGGAACGTCGCGACTTCGACGCGCTGACCGACGCCCTGGCCCGCGCCGGCTATCTCACCATCGAATCCGCCAGCTTCACACCGTCCGACGGCAGCGGCCGCGAGATCGCTTATCGCAAGGCAATGCTTACGCACGAAGGGCACGCCGTTGTCGCAGGCGAGCCAATCGTCGGCGTTCAACTGCGGGCCGCCGTTGGTGAGTCAACCAAGCCGAAAAAGTCAGCACGCAAGGCCTCCGCGCCCAGCGAAATGGAACCGCTCACCGAGGCACAGAAGCGCACCGACGCCGCTCTGCGCGCTTGGCGCCGCGAGGTCGCAACCGAGCTGAAGCAGCCAGCATTCTGCGTCTTCGGTGACCGGGTCCTGCGCGCCATCGCAGTCGAGGAGCCCGCAACCGAAGCCGACCTGCTGCAGATCAGCGGCCTAGGTCGCGCCAAGGTCGACAAATGGGGAGCCGACATCCTCGAAGTCCTCCGATCCGCTGGCACGGAGCACACCCCTGCTGCAGAGAGCAAGACTCCCCGTCCGCATCGCTTGCGGGAAGACGCGAAGAGCGTCAAACCAGCTGCCAAGCCGGCGCCGGGCAGATCCAAACAGGCACGCAATGCCGTCACCGCCGCCAGCCGCCCTCTCCCACTCACGAACGAGCCCGCCGGTCCCAGACTCGTGCCGAAGAAGCCAGCAGTGGTCCCAGCATCCCAGCCGCCTGAAAGCGCCTCCCCTGCACTGGCCATGGATCGTGCCCTGAAAGTCTGGCGTATGCACGAGGCAAAGCGCCTCGGTGTCGCCCCATTTGTTCTGCTCCTCGACCAGACCATCCGCGGCATTGTCGCCGCCGAGCCACGTTCGCCGGAAGCCCTCCGCGGTATCGATGGCCTATCCGCGAAATGGGTGGAAGAGCACGGCCGCGCGATTGTCGGCGTGGTCACGCCGTTTCTGTCCTCTGTCTCCGCCGAAGCGTAAGCGGACACTGAAATCCGCGATAAACTGAAGGCCTCCGCACAGCCACCGACCGATCAAGGAGTGCTTGCCATGGCAGATCAAAGCCCCGACACCAGCAACAGCGCCAACCAGAACGGCCGTTACGCGCCGCAATCGCTCCGTCTCAAAACCGGGCTCGCGGAAATGCTCAAGGGCGGCGTCATTATGGACGTGATGTCCGTCGAGCAGGCGCGCATCGCCGAAGAAGCCGGCGCAGTCTCCGTCATGGCGCTCGAGCGCGTGCCCGCCATGATCCGCGCCCAGGGCGG contains:
- a CDS encoding RecQ family ATP-dependent DNA helicase — its product is MIAKANVDLSSLLRSTFGFSGFRANQQAVCEAAAAGKDVLLVMPTGAGKSLCYQLPALARCGTALVISPLIALMDDQANKLQSLGLRVGRIHSGMDREASRQVCCDYLDGHLQFLFIAPERLRVPGFADMLRKRTLSLVAVDEAHCISQWGHDFRPDYRNLARHLQAFRPAPILALTATATPQVQRDIVAQLQLEGAAEFITGFRRTNLAVEVLEFSKPQRREMALKLLRDSAARPAIVYAPSRKEAEEVTAYLQDHFLVAAYHAGLPPSVRESVQANFLSGQTEVIVATIAFGMGIDKADVRTVLHMAMPASVESYYQEIGRAGRDGKPSRAVLMYSYADRRTHEFFLDRDYPPPNTLHRVAAALKSEPIHADDLRLSLRLDMDAFAPALDKLLAQGAAEIDFGNNVWRTGMAQSEWLPRYESQVSFRRAQIDSMMRFASAAECRMAALIRHFGDRNDSARTCGLCDFCSPERATAGAFRDLTDDEERLSHRILSELERYGQGRSTGKLYEAVDPRSRMERRDFDALTDALARAGYLTIESASFTPSDGSGREIAYRKAMLTHEGHAVVAGEPIVGVQLRAAVGESTKPKKSARKASAPSEMEPLTEAQKRTDAALRAWRREVATELKQPAFCVFGDRVLRAIAVEEPATEADLLQISGLGRAKVDKWGADILEVLRSAGTEHTPAAESKTPRPHRLREDAKSVKPAAKPAPGRSKQARNAVTAASRPLPLTNEPAGPRLVPKKPAVVPASQPPESASPALAMDRALKVWRMHEAKRLGVAPFVLLLDQTIRGIVAAEPRSPEALRGIDGLSAKWVEEHGRAIVGVVTPFLSSVSAEA